AGCCGTTGCTGCTGATTGTTTAAAAGAGCAAATTATGCATCAAGTGTCCATTGAAAGAATTTCGGCATAAATTTAGAAATTTAATTGAAAGGATTAGTATTTTTTTATATTATTAATTTGATAAAAGTTAATCAACTATTGCCATTGCCAATTGGTAACTAGAACTCTAACCTAAATTTATAATTTCAATGCAACATACTCTCCCTCAAATTTTGCAGCACAAATCCCAACATATATAATATCTGCATTTAGAATAATTTTACCTTTTCCTGTATTAGATAATCCCTCCACAAACTGCTGCCAGTTTTGTTGGACTGGAGATATACAATGTGACTGGAAATCTCCTTCAATAGGCTTTAAGTATTTGACTGTATTGCTTTTAATTACAATCCGGCTTTTTATTGATAACTCTTGAAGTCGAACATTAACTAAAGTCCAAGCTGATAAAATTCCTAAAGTCGATATGCTTCCACCAAATACGGTACTACTATGATTAATATTCGGTAACAACGGTGCTGATAAAATTATCCCAGTTTCATCAATTGAAACTACTGACACCGCCATTTGCTTAGAAATTGGTATGTGTTGATGAAGATATTCTTCAACTTCTGTCAAAATCATACTTACTTTTTTGAGATCAACTAATTTTAAAATAATCTGCTTCAGGTAAAATTATAGTCGGCTTAACATTGCAAAGTTGATTTTGAGTATTTATTATAATCAAGCTTTTAACCCTCTTCTTTATCTTCTAATTTCTGGTTAATCACTCATTTATGTTTTTTGGTTATGTGACTTGAATCTACCTGCAATAAATTCTCGCTTGCTTAGATGTTTTGTTGTACGTTTGTTAACTCGCTCTCGCCACATTTGGTAACTAGATTTTTTCATTTCACGCTTCATTAAAGCAATTACCTGTTTCTCAAGCAGTCCAAACTGAGATTCGATAGCTTCCATAGGCGTTCTATCTTCCCATGCCATTTCAATAATGCGATCAATCGTTTCAGAATTCAGTTCAGGTAATTTCATTTCTTTTGTAGCCTTTATTTAACTAGTTTTCTTTGAAAGTCTTTCTTAGAGTTCGTTACAGCCTGTAAATAGCAAGACTCATAGCTATGTTTTCTATATTTAGATGCTTAGTTGTTGAGTTGATGTCATAATTTTTATTCAGTTTACTGATTTCAAACTAGACAATTATCATAACTACTATGAATGTAACTGAACTATCAGAACTGGAGAAAGTTGCTGACAAAATCAAAAAACTCTTAGCACTATCTCAATCTCCTAATGAAGCAGAGGCAATGGCAGCTTTTGCCAAAGCACAAGAAATGCTAACCCGGCACAATTTATCCTTGGCAGACTTGGGTGATTCCAAAGCACAACAGGTGCAAGAAGAAATTGTTTTTGAATGGCAAAGGCTTGTATCGTGGAAAGTTATTTTAATGGCAGGAGTATGTCAGGCTAATTATTGCTTTGATTTTACGCGCAAAAATCATCATGGGTTACAATTAATCATTTTGGGACGACCCATTAATATCGCCTCTGCCAGAATTCAGTTTGAGTACTTGATGGAAACTATAGAGCGATTAGCAAAGCAAACAAAGGGTGATGCCTGCGGCGGGCAAAGCCTACGCAAATTCCAAAATGCTTTCAAATTGGGTGCAGCAAATAGACTTGCTGTGAGAATTATTGAAAACAGTGAACGGCAAAAAAGAGAGGGTATAGCTGCCACCTCTGAATCAGAGCAAGTGACAGCAATAGTTGTGCGCTCACTATATGAAAGGCTAGAAGCAGAACTCAAAGCTTACACCTCACGAAACCTCAAATTAAAGCATGGAACTCTTAAACCCTCTTGGGGTTCATTTGACGGATTCGAGGCAGGACAGTCCGCTGCTGATTCTGTTTCGCTTCACAAACAGGTTCCAGACAACAGGCAACGGTATTTGCCAAGCTAAAAGTTTTTTCATCAATGACAATCTTCGAGTTATGAATCCAAGGCTTGAGTTCTGCCATTTAATCATTAGTCACGTGAGGAGTATCTTCAATGGTAAGCCGTACATTTCGGGCGTACTAATTGAGTTATCATTTCACCTGACTGCCGACGGATTTATCTAAATAGCGATTACATTGCAATGTTAGTTCATTTGCTAGCGCGTATTATTAACTAAGCTAGATCATAGAGATAGCTAGATAAACTGTACCCAGAATGTTACTAGTGGGTTTGTCATAGTGCGTTGCAATCGGGATACTGCTTAAGTTTATTGCTCTTGTCTTACTACTAAGTCCAGTTCTGTGTTCAATTTCTGACAATCGCTTCAAGCTGACTAAGCAGATTCTCTAGCTGTTGAGTTTTTTTCGGATCGCTCCAAAGCATCTTGTTTTTTTTTGCCACCTCAATCGTGTTAGTTAAACGTTGTTTGAGGCTTACAGGTTCTGACTCAGATAGTGCCTTTTTACTACCGTTCAATACTTTAACTCGTTGCTTAATTTCAGAAAGGCTAAGGGAAGTGCTTATAGCTTCTTCTAAAAGTTTTTGTCTGCTGTCTTTATCTTTGACACTAGCAATCAAAATTCCTTTAGTGTAATGAATTTTACCTTGGCGAATAGAATTCAATATCTCTACTGGTTTTTTAAATAAGGGAAGTCGAGTTGCAACGAATGATTGCCAAGTAATTCGCCCAAATGAATCAAATACCTGTCGAACAAGCTTAGCTTCTTGACTAACCAAAACGTTTTGGTTAACAGTATTTTTTGTGGCGTTGTTCATTCGGTAAAGAAAACTAACAACTTGCTCAGTTTCGTATCCCAGTTGAATTTCAAGCACTCGCAAAGTATTGTCTAATTCCTCTAAAGCACTGAAATCACGGCGATTTGTATTTTCTGATATTGCGGCATAAAAAGCAGTACGATCATCCCAATCAAAAATCTTGACTGGTACGTTTTCCAGTTTTGCTATTGCTGCTGCTTTTAATCGTCGAAGTCCTGCAACTAGTTCATATTTTTCAGGTTGAGTGGGATGGGGACGTACCCATATAGGAGAACGAATTCCATTGGGTTGAATATCATTTAGCGCCCATTGTTGTAGCTCTTCTAAATCATAGTAATGCCGAACTGGTTTACCATCTGGAATAAATGTGAATGTACAAACAATTGCGTTGTGCGGAATGATTTGTTCTTGAGCTACTTCTGCTATTTGTACAAATTCCTGAGTAGTGG
This portion of the Nostoc sp. UHCC 0302 genome encodes:
- a CDS encoding ParB/RepB/Spo0J family partition protein — protein: MNRRKLKDNIANNEELNFVFGQATTQEFVQIAEVAQEQIIPHNAIVCTFTFIPDGKPVRHYYDLEELQQWALNDIQPNGIRSPIWVRPHPTQPEKYELVAGLRRLKAAAIAKLENVPVKIFDWDDRTAFYAAISENTNRRDFSALEELDNTLRVLEIQLGYETEQVVSFLYRMNNATKNTVNQNVLVSQEAKLVRQVFDSFGRITWQSFVATRLPLFKKPVEILNSIRQGKIHYTKGILIASVKDKDSRQKLLEEAISTSLSLSEIKQRVKVLNGSKKALSESEPVSLKQRLTNTIEVAKKNKMLWSDPKKTQQLENLLSQLEAIVRN
- a CDS encoding thioesterase domain-containing protein gives rise to the protein MILTEVEEYLHQHIPISKQMAVSVVSIDETGIILSAPLLPNINHSSTVFGGSISTLGILSAWTLVNVRLQELSIKSRIVIKSNTVKYLKPIEGDFQSHCISPVQQNWQQFVEGLSNTGKGKIILNADIIYVGICAAKFEGEYVALKL
- a CDS encoding TIGR03643 family protein, whose product is MKLPELNSETIDRIIEMAWEDRTPMEAIESQFGLLEKQVIALMKREMKKSSYQMWRERVNKRTTKHLSKREFIAGRFKSHNQKT
- a CDS encoding DUF2786 domain-containing protein, translating into MNVTELSELEKVADKIKKLLALSQSPNEAEAMAAFAKAQEMLTRHNLSLADLGDSKAQQVQEEIVFEWQRLVSWKVILMAGVCQANYCFDFTRKNHHGLQLIILGRPINIASARIQFEYLMETIERLAKQTKGDACGGQSLRKFQNAFKLGAANRLAVRIIENSERQKREGIAATSESEQVTAIVVRSLYERLEAELKAYTSRNLKLKHGTLKPSWGSFDGFEAGQSAADSVSLHKQVPDNRQRYLPS